One segment of Gemmatimonadaceae bacterium DNA contains the following:
- a CDS encoding ATP-binding protein — MINVNKLFPRLSIRVKLAIAFALVALGPLAVVSFIGARETVSQIEASARNTLEHDLEMAEAETALTLSSTEGHMNLIANVVLGPLLRAGAVSARERLDAERIVRTLLATEPSLYQAKLIDADGRYRSLVRASGPPLNAEEMDGGEYYAWRASSLQPHTRLLFAIEVAGPEDPVLRKPMPAVAILLPVHAPNGEFRGVVVGEAYASALFSHLDHSSAGFGGITGLVDGDGHFLYHSVRKRNWATLLAAHDRLSVRSDFPDDVASAITSGRTGTVMTPDRKLVSFRPLSLGPSSRARLSLYRVVPIATVAAPARSFVLLVLLAAGLATLLVLGLAMLAANEFTKPIFRIRDAAWQLARGEAVRQPSVETNDEFEDLANDFARVAEQVARHRAQREALIAERTRLLEHTHAELTDILKHSADGIIGLDPSGVVTIWNDGAERLLGYSASEALGRDINAILRPSGERARREQAAMRRELEREHAVVNFLTEVLAKDGTTIQISLTATLIVGADGDALGSSYIVRDNRLQSRLEDQMRRSERLAAISVMAAGLAHEINNPLAIIGNRIECMQRDVLGKWSDTSLAADLDVLQQHVARLRQLTTSLLRFARDDRGEAGPVALGALAESTVALLHRTMATRRLHLRLDVETGVPDVIGYEKAIETVIVNLLLNAADATPPDGTVTLSIRRSADGEAVEIEVRDTGYGLAPELSERVFDPFFTTKGPGHGTGLGLTVCRSIVDRHGGVIAVDAPPDGGCRFIVSIPLQPMVATWNEPAYS; from the coding sequence ATGATCAACGTCAACAAGCTGTTCCCGCGGTTGAGCATCCGCGTCAAGCTCGCGATCGCATTCGCACTCGTGGCGCTTGGACCGCTGGCTGTCGTGTCATTCATCGGCGCGCGCGAGACGGTGTCTCAGATCGAGGCCAGTGCGCGCAATACGCTCGAGCACGACCTCGAGATGGCCGAGGCCGAGACCGCGCTCACGCTCAGCTCGACGGAAGGTCACATGAACCTCATCGCCAACGTCGTGTTGGGGCCGTTGCTCCGCGCCGGCGCCGTCTCCGCGCGTGAGCGCCTGGACGCCGAACGTATCGTGCGGACGCTCCTTGCCACCGAGCCGTCGCTGTACCAGGCGAAGCTCATCGACGCCGACGGCCGCTACCGGTCGCTCGTGCGCGCGTCGGGTCCGCCGCTGAACGCAGAGGAGATGGACGGGGGCGAGTACTACGCCTGGCGCGCCAGCTCACTCCAGCCGCACACGCGATTGCTCTTCGCCATCGAGGTGGCGGGCCCCGAAGATCCCGTCCTCCGGAAGCCGATGCCGGCGGTAGCCATCCTGCTTCCCGTGCACGCGCCGAACGGCGAATTCCGCGGTGTCGTGGTCGGCGAGGCGTACGCCTCGGCGCTCTTCTCGCATCTCGATCATTCGTCGGCGGGATTCGGCGGCATCACGGGACTGGTCGACGGCGACGGGCACTTTCTCTACCACTCGGTTCGCAAGCGCAACTGGGCCACCCTCCTGGCCGCGCACGATCGGCTGAGCGTGCGCAGCGACTTTCCGGACGACGTCGCATCGGCTATCACCTCGGGACGCACGGGCACGGTGATGACGCCCGACCGGAAGCTGGTCAGTTTCCGGCCCCTCTCGCTGGGTCCGTCCTCCAGGGCCAGACTCTCGCTCTATCGCGTCGTGCCCATCGCCACGGTCGCAGCGCCAGCGCGCTCGTTCGTGTTGCTCGTCCTCCTCGCCGCGGGCTTGGCGACGCTGCTCGTGCTGGGCCTCGCCATGCTCGCGGCGAACGAGTTCACCAAACCGATCTTCCGGATCCGCGATGCCGCCTGGCAGCTCGCCCGTGGCGAAGCCGTGCGACAGCCGAGCGTCGAGACGAATGACGAGTTCGAGGATCTCGCGAATGACTTCGCGCGGGTGGCCGAGCAGGTCGCGCGGCATCGCGCGCAGCGAGAAGCGCTCATCGCGGAGCGAACCCGCCTGCTCGAGCACACCCACGCCGAGTTGACCGACATTCTCAAGCATTCCGCCGACGGCATCATCGGGCTCGACCCTTCCGGCGTCGTCACCATCTGGAACGACGGCGCCGAGCGGCTCCTCGGCTATTCGGCGTCGGAGGCCCTGGGCCGGGATATCAACGCCATTCTCCGGCCCAGCGGCGAGCGGGCCCGCCGCGAGCAGGCGGCGATGCGCCGTGAGCTGGAGCGGGAGCACGCGGTGGTGAACTTCCTCACCGAAGTGCTCGCCAAGGACGGCACGACCATTCAGATAAGTCTCACGGCCACGCTCATCGTCGGCGCGGACGGTGACGCGCTCGGTTCTTCCTACATCGTCCGCGACAACCGGCTGCAGTCCCGCCTCGAGGACCAGATGCGGCGGTCCGAACGGCTGGCGGCCATCAGCGTCATGGCGGCCGGGCTGGCGCACGAGATCAACAACCCGCTGGCCATCATCGGCAACCGCATCGAGTGCATGCAACGCGACGTACTGGGTAAGTGGAGCGATACCTCGCTGGCTGCGGACCTCGACGTGCTACAGCAACACGTGGCGCGGCTGCGACAGCTGACGACGAGCCTGCTGCGGTTCGCGCGGGACGACCGCGGCGAAGCGGGGCCGGTCGCGCTCGGCGCGCTTGCCGAGAGCACCGTGGCGCTCCTCCACCGGACGATGGCGACGCGCCGTTTGCATCTGCGGCTCGACGTCGAGACCGGCGTGCCCGACGTCATCGGGTACGAGAAAGCCATCGAAACCGTCATCGTAAATCTGCTGCTCAACGCGGCAGATGCCACGCCGCCGGACGGAACCGTGACGCTGTCCATCCGGCGCAGCGCCGACGGGGAAGCGGTGGAAATCGAGGTGCGAGATACCGGCTACGGGCTGGCGCCCGAGCTGAGCGAGCGCGTCTTCGATCCCTTCTTCACGACGAAGGGACCCGGGCACGGCACTGGCCTCGGCCTCACGGTGTGCCGCAGCATCGTCGATCGCCATGGTGGCGTCATCGCCGTCGACGCGCCACCCGACGGCGGCTGCCGGTTCATCGTCAGCATCCCCCTCCAACCGATGGTCGCAACGTGGAACGAGCCCGCGTACTCGTAA
- a CDS encoding M90 family metallopeptidase — MPFGISRRRRERLRAKPAPPAWRAILERNLSIFRRLPPGDQAELLGHVQVFLAEKHFEGCGGLELTEEIRVTIAGQACVLLLHRESDYYPELTSILVYPSGYVAREERHVGGGIWEEGGEDRLGHTAPGMKALVLAWDSARHGAADPESGANLILHEFAHQLDFENREVDGVPALDTRGEYVAWARIMSAEFEALRRAQDAETPTLLDTYGATNPAEFFAVCTEAFFERPRALRSRHPALYAELRRFFRQDPAAYSAELAPD, encoded by the coding sequence ATGCCATTCGGAATTTCGCGCCGGCGGCGCGAGCGACTTCGCGCGAAGCCGGCGCCCCCCGCCTGGCGCGCGATCCTCGAGCGAAATCTTTCCATCTTTCGGCGCCTGCCTCCCGGGGACCAGGCCGAGCTGCTCGGACACGTCCAGGTCTTCCTCGCGGAGAAGCACTTCGAAGGGTGCGGCGGACTGGAGCTGACCGAGGAGATCCGCGTAACGATCGCCGGCCAGGCGTGCGTCCTCCTGCTCCACCGCGAGAGCGATTACTACCCGGAGCTGACGTCGATACTCGTCTACCCGTCGGGCTACGTCGCGCGGGAGGAGCGGCACGTCGGGGGTGGTATCTGGGAGGAGGGCGGCGAGGACCGACTCGGCCACACGGCGCCGGGGATGAAAGCGCTCGTCCTCGCCTGGGATTCCGCGCGGCACGGGGCCGCCGATCCCGAGAGCGGGGCGAACCTCATTCTGCACGAGTTCGCGCATCAGCTCGACTTCGAGAACCGCGAGGTGGACGGAGTGCCCGCGCTGGACACGCGCGGCGAGTACGTCGCCTGGGCGCGCATCATGAGCGCGGAGTTCGAGGCGCTGAGGCGCGCGCAGGACGCGGAGACGCCGACGCTGCTCGACACGTACGGCGCGACCAATCCCGCCGAGTTCTTCGCCGTCTGCACGGAAGCTTTCTTCGAGCGGCCCAGGGCGCTCCGCTCGAGGCATCCCGCGTTGTACGCGGAGCTGCGCAGATTCTTTCGCCAGGATCCCGCCGCGTACTCCGCCGAGCTTGCGCCCGACTGA
- the nrfD gene encoding NrfD/PsrC family molybdoenzyme membrane anchor subunit, translating into MSQVIRATSHGTRREDHDTAAVESDLLSTLDPLGRGGRLWIVGLLAVMSVGATAWIMQLVNGLRVTEMRNYVSWGTYMANFVFFIGISHAGTLISAILRVTDAGWRRPITRMAEAITVFALMVGAPMVLIDMGRPDRLLNVFIHGRLQSPILWDVVSITTYLTGSMLYLYVAMIPDMPILARHARERGRSPRLVRFYEAMSLGYRESAEHRRRLAIALGAMAAIIIPVAISVHTVVSWVFGMTLRPGWHSTIFGPYFVVGAIFSGTAAIITAMVIFRRAYRLERYLLPLHFRNLGKILLVLTLLYAYFTLSEYLTAWYGGLEADRRLMELLAGHTAYGLSFWLWVVIGLFAPIGFLLFPGRRSISSIVTASVLVNVGMWVKRYLIVIPTLQTPFIPAEAAGVSTWYFPSPVEWAITAGAFAAFLLLFTLFSRLFPILSIWETAEDVAETKARAMEAPTMTRQQPVSPLPATLWLALFVAGCTLLTPLFPTNSARAQGAAQIEEGRAVYRRNCRTCHGATGEPSAETKRKYSTIPTLSDSAFLAGLSDDSMLVVLRNGKGKDMKSWSDILTEAEMAAVVSFIRTLPQAQSRDAAPVAAERPPRNIDSIPPSPADTSRAALTAPTLPAAPTPAAPTPAAPTPATPTPATPTPAAPTPATPTPATPTTVVAPTLVTGAEPGRDWVAPARQARRTNPIPESPEVAARGREIFRQECASCHGRLGHGDGPRAANLDTKVSNLTTSAVQAQSDGTLFWKITEGRGDMPSTRADLTDEERWIVVHHMRSLGGRPTGRAPVGGTGAHAPPAALPGAPIAGELGTSTAASAGSLGLAAGDARIELGRATEGDEEMLVASVTIGGQPAAGITVGFFAPRHFGLLPLGESETFDDGTAAVSFPLTLPGDLRGDVRFRVALLAPDAVKGAQAEAVLSGSVPLRQEISVFPRALWSTRAPIGLLAGITLLLLCVWSTYAFTVWQLLKLRGLAADRHTPAGDLARGWPNTAARWPARSRK; encoded by the coding sequence ATGAGCCAGGTGATCCGAGCCACCTCGCACGGCACGCGGCGCGAAGACCACGACACTGCAGCCGTCGAATCCGATCTGCTGTCCACCCTCGACCCCTTGGGGCGCGGCGGGCGGCTCTGGATCGTGGGACTACTGGCTGTGATGTCGGTAGGCGCCACCGCGTGGATCATGCAACTCGTGAACGGGCTCCGCGTGACCGAGATGCGGAATTACGTCTCGTGGGGCACGTACATGGCCAACTTCGTCTTTTTCATCGGCATCAGCCATGCCGGCACACTCATCTCCGCGATCCTCAGGGTGACTGATGCCGGCTGGCGCCGGCCGATCACGCGCATGGCCGAGGCGATCACCGTCTTCGCTCTCATGGTCGGCGCACCGATGGTGTTGATCGACATGGGGCGCCCCGACCGGCTCCTGAACGTATTCATCCACGGCCGGCTGCAGTCGCCAATCCTGTGGGACGTGGTCTCGATCACCACGTACCTAACCGGAAGCATGTTGTACCTGTACGTGGCGATGATCCCGGACATGCCGATACTCGCGCGGCACGCCCGGGAGCGCGGGCGCTCTCCCAGACTCGTGCGATTCTATGAGGCGATGTCACTCGGGTATCGCGAGTCAGCGGAGCATCGCCGCCGCCTCGCGATAGCGCTCGGAGCGATGGCCGCAATCATTATTCCCGTCGCGATCTCCGTGCATACCGTCGTCTCCTGGGTCTTCGGGATGACGCTGCGTCCCGGATGGCACAGCACCATCTTCGGACCCTACTTCGTCGTCGGCGCGATCTTCTCCGGTACCGCCGCGATCATCACCGCAATGGTGATTTTCCGGCGGGCCTACCGGCTGGAGCGGTACCTGCTGCCCCTGCACTTCCGGAACCTGGGAAAGATCCTGCTGGTGCTCACGTTGCTGTATGCGTACTTCACGCTGAGCGAGTACCTGACGGCCTGGTACGGCGGGCTGGAGGCCGATAGGCGTCTCATGGAGCTGCTCGCCGGGCATACGGCGTACGGTCTTTCCTTCTGGCTGTGGGTCGTCATCGGACTGTTCGCTCCCATTGGATTCCTGCTCTTTCCGGGAAGACGTTCCATCAGTTCGATCGTGACGGCATCGGTTCTGGTGAACGTCGGAATGTGGGTGAAGCGCTACCTCATCGTCATTCCCACTCTGCAGACCCCGTTCATCCCCGCCGAGGCGGCGGGCGTCTCGACCTGGTACTTCCCGAGTCCCGTCGAGTGGGCGATTACGGCCGGCGCGTTCGCGGCGTTCCTGCTCCTGTTCACGCTGTTTTCCCGGCTGTTCCCCATCCTCTCGATCTGGGAGACGGCCGAGGATGTGGCCGAAACGAAGGCCCGTGCGATGGAGGCTCCTACCATGACGCGCCAGCAACCGGTGTCACCGCTACCTGCAACGCTATGGCTCGCACTTTTTGTCGCTGGCTGCACCCTGTTGACGCCTCTCTTCCCCACCAACTCAGCTCGGGCGCAGGGTGCCGCGCAGATTGAGGAAGGGCGCGCGGTCTATCGAAGGAACTGCCGCACTTGCCACGGCGCCACGGGCGAGCCCTCCGCGGAGACCAAAAGGAAGTACTCGACGATCCCGACTCTCAGCGACTCGGCGTTTCTAGCCGGCTTGTCCGATGACTCCATGTTGGTCGTCTTGCGCAACGGGAAAGGCAAAGACATGAAGTCGTGGAGTGACATTCTGACCGAAGCCGAGATGGCGGCGGTCGTGAGCTTCATCCGCACGCTGCCGCAGGCCCAGTCGAGAGATGCTGCCCCGGTTGCTGCGGAGCGCCCGCCGCGGAACATCGATTCGATACCACCCAGCCCGGCGGACACGTCGCGCGCCGCGCTTACCGCACCCACCTTGCCCGCCGCGCCTACACCCGCCGCGCCTACACCCGCCGCGCCTACACCCGCCACGCCTACACCCGCCACGCCTACACCCGCCGCGCCTACACCCGCCACGCCTACACCCGCCACGCCTACCACAGTTGTCGCGCCAACACTGGTGACCGGGGCCGAGCCAGGCCGCGATTGGGTCGCACCGGCACGCCAAGCACGGCGGACCAACCCGATACCCGAGAGTCCGGAGGTGGCCGCGCGCGGCCGGGAGATCTTCCGGCAAGAGTGCGCGTCCTGCCACGGCAGGCTGGGGCACGGCGACGGTCCGAGGGCAGCCAACCTGGATACGAAGGTCAGCAACCTTACGACGTCGGCCGTCCAGGCGCAGAGCGACGGTACGCTCTTCTGGAAGATCACCGAGGGACGCGGCGACATGCCGAGTACGCGAGCTGACCTCACCGATGAAGAGCGGTGGATCGTCGTCCATCACATGCGCAGTTTGGGGGGCCGACCGACGGGGCGCGCACCAGTCGGCGGGACGGGGGCGCACGCGCCCCCGGCGGCGTTGCCAGGCGCGCCGATCGCCGGCGAGCTCGGCACATCCACCGCGGCCTCGGCCGGGAGCTTGGGGCTGGCGGCGGGGGATGCGCGAATCGAACTGGGCAGAGCCACGGAAGGCGACGAGGAAATGCTCGTCGCGTCCGTGACGATAGGCGGACAGCCGGCCGCAGGGATCACGGTCGGTTTCTTCGCGCCTCGGCATTTCGGGTTACTCCCGCTCGGAGAGAGCGAAACGTTCGATGACGGAACCGCTGCCGTCTCGTTTCCGCTCACGCTCCCTGGCGATTTGCGCGGCGACGTACGATTTCGCGTCGCCTTGCTCGCACCGGATGCGGTGAAGGGAGCCCAGGCCGAAGCTGTACTCTCGGGCAGCGTACCGTTACGGCAGGAAATCAGTGTTTTCCCGCGCGCGCTCTGGTCCACACGCGCACCCATCGGACTACTAGCAGGCATCACCCTGCTCCTGCTCTGCGTGTGGAGCACCTATGCGTTCACTGTTTGGCAACTGCTCAAGCTGCGTGGTCTCGCAGCTGATCGGCACACGCCGGCTGGCGACCTGGCACGCGGGTGGCCCAACACCGCCGCCCGTTGGCCGGCTCGATCAAGAAAGTAG
- a CDS encoding ankyrin repeat domain-containing protein produces MSLPAALPFTATIEDYKQQAKALFNAILAGEESAHWRFKWIHPRFRGHPVSAVRTTTLAPADAQLVLAREYHFENWEDLARFAETVRVDKAVARFEAAVDAIVSGDIDALRVMLEKDPKLVHSRSARAHQATLLHYVAANGVEDYRQKTPPNAVAIGQLLLSAGAEPDALADMYDEKCTTLSMLVSSSPPHAAGLQGALAETLLDHGAALDGPGTAYQSAVMTALSFGFVDTAEMLAGRGARVDTLPAVAGLGRTAEVARMLPHADAHDRQASLALAAQLGHAEVVRLLLDAGVDPSVYNPEGFHSHGTPLHHAVWSSHADVVRMLVERGARLDMRDKVYEGTPLDWAVYGERTALAEYLREKGAS; encoded by the coding sequence ATGAGCCTGCCCGCGGCGCTGCCGTTCACGGCGACGATCGAAGACTACAAGCAGCAGGCGAAGGCGCTCTTCAACGCGATCCTGGCCGGTGAGGAGTCGGCACACTGGCGGTTCAAGTGGATCCACCCCCGCTTTCGCGGCCATCCCGTGAGCGCCGTTCGCACGACGACTCTCGCCCCGGCGGACGCCCAGCTCGTGCTGGCACGTGAGTACCACTTCGAGAATTGGGAAGACCTGGCCAGGTTCGCCGAGACCGTGCGCGTGGACAAGGCGGTCGCGCGGTTCGAGGCCGCGGTCGACGCCATCGTCTCCGGCGACATCGACGCGCTGCGCGTCATGCTCGAGAAAGATCCGAAGCTCGTGCATTCGCGCTCGGCCCGCGCCCACCAGGCCACGCTGCTGCACTACGTCGCCGCCAACGGCGTGGAAGACTACCGGCAGAAGACGCCGCCGAACGCCGTCGCCATCGGGCAGCTGCTTTTGAGCGCCGGGGCCGAGCCGGACGCGCTGGCCGACATGTACGACGAGAAGTGCACGACGCTCAGCATGCTCGTGTCGAGCTCCCCGCCGCATGCGGCCGGCCTCCAGGGCGCGCTGGCCGAGACCCTGCTCGATCACGGCGCGGCGCTCGACGGTCCCGGCACCGCCTACCAGTCCGCCGTGATGACCGCGCTCAGCTTCGGGTTCGTGGACACCGCGGAGATGCTCGCCGGGCGCGGCGCGCGCGTCGACACGCTGCCGGCGGTGGCGGGTCTGGGGCGAACGGCGGAGGTAGCGCGGATGCTCCCGCACGCCGACGCGCACGACCGGCAGGCGTCGCTCGCTCTCGCGGCGCAGCTCGGACACGCCGAGGTCGTTCGCCTGCTGCTCGACGCCGGCGTGGATCCGAGCGTGTACAATCCGGAGGGCTTCCACTCGCACGGCACGCCGCTGCATCACGCCGTATGGTCGAGCCACGCCGACGTCGTGCGCATGCTCGTCGAGCGCGGCGCCCGGCTCGACATGAGGGACAAGGTCTACGAGGGAACGCCGCTCGACTGGGCCGTGTACGGCGAGCGCACCGCGCTGGCGGAATACCTCCGAGAGAAAGGAGCGAGCTGA
- a CDS encoding alpha/beta family hydrolase, with product MPTRWQVAVGADQTTALFEPPTAADRGAVFVCAHGAGGNMDDRGMAQLAGKPEQLRDKHLPLIDVPVLCFNGTRDALCRRDLMETALRGVKPRWDMHWLESADHGFHVLKSSGRTDADVLDEIGSATQRWVAGPQVAGPNSRHTLPLP from the coding sequence ATGCCTACAAGGTGGCAGGTCGCGGTAGGCGCCGACCAGACGACGGCGCTTTTCGAGCCCCCGACCGCGGCGGACCGCGGAGCGGTCTTCGTCTGTGCCCACGGCGCGGGCGGCAACATGGACGACCGCGGCATGGCCCAGCTGGCGGGGAAGCCCGAGCAGCTGCGCGACAAGCATCTTCCGCTCATCGACGTGCCGGTTCTCTGCTTCAACGGCACTCGCGACGCGCTGTGCCGGCGAGACCTGATGGAGACGGCGCTGCGGGGAGTGAAGCCGCGCTGGGACATGCACTGGCTGGAGAGCGCCGATCACGGATTTCACGTTCTCAAGTCGTCGGGGAGAACAGACGCCGACGTACTGGACGAGATCGGGAGTGCGACGCAGAGGTGGGTGGCGGGTCCTCAAGTTGCCGGGCCCAATTCGCGGCATACCTTACCCCTGCCATGA
- a CDS encoding carboxypeptidase regulatory-like domain-containing protein: MKGRLMAGVVLAGALFSPPARLTAQPGVVSGTVTTPAPGIRGVVVYLIPTASTQVPAVEPASAQIDQLGLRFVPSVIAVSPGSTVSFPNSDPVMHNVFSPSMGAGGFDLGTYPQGERRSFAFKVEGVHVIFCHVHPEMVAYVVVVASPYRTVTDDEGRFEVAGVAPGTYHLRTWHRRLRTRDQVVAVTANGAVRVDLTLEYGVPLNLRAAVQRHPR, translated from the coding sequence ATGAAAGGTCGGCTGATGGCTGGCGTCGTCCTCGCTGGCGCACTGTTTTCCCCGCCCGCGCGCCTGACCGCGCAGCCCGGCGTCGTTTCCGGAACGGTCACCACTCCAGCGCCGGGCATACGTGGCGTCGTCGTGTACCTGATTCCCACCGCGTCAACTCAGGTGCCGGCAGTCGAGCCGGCGAGCGCCCAGATAGATCAGCTCGGTCTGCGGTTCGTGCCGTCCGTCATCGCCGTCTCCCCGGGGTCGACTGTGTCCTTCCCGAACAGCGATCCCGTGATGCACAACGTCTTCAGCCCCAGTATGGGCGCCGGCGGTTTCGACCTCGGCACGTACCCGCAGGGCGAGCGGCGCAGCTTCGCCTTCAAAGTGGAAGGCGTCCACGTGATCTTCTGTCACGTGCATCCGGAGATGGTGGCCTATGTCGTCGTGGTCGCGTCGCCGTATCGCACCGTCACGGACGACGAGGGCCGCTTCGAGGTTGCTGGTGTGGCGCCGGGTACCTATCACCTCCGCACGTGGCATCGGCGACTGCGGACACGGGATCAGGTCGTCGCAGTTACCGCCAACGGCGCCGTGCGCGTCGACCTGACACTGGAGTACGGCGTGCCGCTGAATCTCCGCGCGGCGGTGCAGCGCCACCCGCGGTAA
- a CDS encoding sigma-54 dependent transcriptional regulator, giving the protein MERARVLVIDDEQAMLENCERLLSREGYACTTLAEPLRFREVAAEVDPDVIITDLRMPGTGGLIILAAALADDRARPVILMTAFATVASAVAAVREGAFDYITKPFTADQLLVAVERAARYRGLTVENRALRQQVELAQGGDGILGSSAVMQRLLEQAAIVAPTNANVLITGESGTGKELMALFMHAHSLRQAKPFVPVDCAAMPEGLLESELFGHERGAFTGAVQRTDGLLAKANGGTVFFDEIAELGISLQSKLLRALEQRQIRRLGDSRLIDLDIRVVAATNHDLEATVASGRFREDLYYRLNVVHFALPPLRARHGDVRILMTAFLEEFACTARRWPPQVTAEAWTILERHPWPGNVRELRNTAQRLVLLDKDGRITQENLDDALQPRVKPRDGEPASWPVSYSEAQDKALRDFRAAYVGRLLEINGGNVSRAAVAAGVSRRTLHRWLAELNGAVAKEES; this is encoded by the coding sequence GTGGAACGAGCCCGCGTACTCGTAATCGACGACGAACAGGCGATGCTCGAGAACTGCGAGCGTCTGCTGAGTCGGGAGGGTTATGCCTGCACGACCCTCGCCGAGCCGCTACGCTTCCGAGAGGTGGCGGCGGAGGTCGATCCTGACGTCATCATCACGGACCTGCGCATGCCCGGCACCGGCGGGCTGATCATCCTGGCGGCGGCTCTGGCCGACGACCGCGCGCGTCCCGTGATCCTGATGACGGCGTTCGCCACCGTCGCCTCGGCCGTGGCCGCGGTCCGCGAGGGAGCGTTTGACTATATCACCAAGCCGTTCACCGCCGACCAGCTGCTCGTAGCCGTCGAGCGCGCCGCGCGCTATCGCGGATTGACGGTGGAGAACCGCGCGCTGCGGCAGCAGGTGGAGCTCGCCCAGGGCGGCGACGGTATACTCGGCTCGAGCGCGGTCATGCAGCGGCTGCTCGAGCAGGCGGCGATAGTCGCCCCCACGAACGCGAACGTGCTCATCACCGGCGAGAGCGGCACCGGCAAGGAGCTCATGGCGCTCTTCATGCACGCGCACTCGCTCCGCCAGGCCAAGCCGTTCGTCCCCGTAGACTGCGCGGCGATGCCGGAAGGGCTGCTGGAGTCGGAGCTGTTCGGCCACGAGCGCGGCGCGTTCACGGGCGCCGTTCAGCGCACCGATGGACTGCTTGCCAAAGCGAATGGCGGCACGGTCTTTTTCGACGAGATCGCCGAGTTGGGGATCAGTCTTCAGTCGAAGCTGCTGCGCGCGCTCGAGCAGCGACAGATACGCCGGCTCGGCGACTCCCGGCTCATCGACCTCGACATCCGCGTAGTGGCAGCGACCAATCACGATCTCGAGGCGACGGTGGCCTCCGGCCGGTTCCGGGAAGATCTGTACTACCGGCTCAACGTCGTCCATTTTGCCCTGCCGCCCCTGCGCGCGCGGCACGGCGACGTGCGCATCCTGATGACTGCCTTCCTCGAGGAGTTCGCCTGCACCGCGCGCCGCTGGCCGCCGCAGGTGACGGCGGAGGCATGGACCATCCTCGAGCGGCACCCGTGGCCCGGCAACGTCCGAGAGCTGCGCAACACCGCGCAGCGTCTCGTCCTGCTGGACAAGGATGGGCGGATCACGCAGGAGAATCTCGACGACGCGCTCCAACCGCGGGTCAAGCCGCGCGATGGCGAGCCCGCGAGCTGGCCGGTGTCGTACTCCGAGGCCCAGGACAAGGCGCTGCGCGACTTCCGCGCCGCTTACGTTGGACGGCTCCTCGAGATCAATGGCGGCAACGTGTCACGCGCGGCGGTGGCAGCCGGCGTCAGCCGGCGAACGCTGCATCGGTGGCTGGCGGAGCTCAACGGCGCGGTCGCCAAGGAAGAGTCCTGA
- a CDS encoding 4Fe-4S dicluster domain-containing protein, with the protein MVIDLAACDGCGKCVTACSDAHFVPPDRQWLRIFQMKDSENGAPYWFPRPCFHCDDPPCTRVCPVSATFKRQDGIVLVDSERCIGCRFCMAACPYSVRTFNWGRPDNSPAATARGYSPEWGYPRRVGTTEKCDFCPDMAREGKLPHCAGACPMGAIWFGDENEDAVSNGPDEAHADSGEGAEANTEQATQTVRLSQLLRDKGGYRYLEELGTKPRVYYLPPVNRRYPAPGEPDAKQRPHAHEAQR; encoded by the coding sequence ATGGTGATCGACCTCGCGGCGTGCGATGGCTGCGGGAAGTGCGTAACGGCGTGCTCCGACGCGCATTTCGTCCCACCCGATCGCCAGTGGCTGCGGATCTTCCAGATGAAGGATTCCGAGAACGGCGCTCCCTACTGGTTCCCTCGCCCGTGTTTCCACTGTGACGACCCGCCGTGCACACGTGTGTGCCCGGTCAGCGCGACTTTCAAGCGGCAGGACGGGATCGTGCTGGTGGACTCCGAGCGGTGCATCGGTTGCCGGTTCTGCATGGCCGCCTGCCCCTACTCCGTGCGGACGTTCAACTGGGGCCGGCCCGACAATTCTCCCGCAGCCACCGCGCGCGGCTATTCCCCCGAGTGGGGCTACCCCCGGCGTGTAGGGACAACGGAGAAGTGCGATTTCTGCCCCGACATGGCACGCGAGGGAAAACTTCCGCATTGCGCGGGGGCGTGCCCCATGGGGGCGATCTGGTTCGGCGATGAGAACGAAGACGCTGTCTCCAACGGCCCTGATGAAGCCCATGCCGACAGCGGAGAGGGCGCAGAGGCGAACACCGAACAAGCGACACAAACCGTCAGGTTGTCGCAGCTACTTCGAGACAAGGGTGGGTACCGCTACCTCGAAGAGCTTGGAACGAAACCACGCGTCTATTACCTGCCGCCGGTAAATCGGCGCTACCCTGCCCCCGGCGAACCCGATGCCAAGCAGCGCCCCCATGCGCACGAAGCGCAGCGATGA